In one window of Arachis ipaensis cultivar K30076 chromosome B06, Araip1.1, whole genome shotgun sequence DNA:
- the LOC107648403 gene encoding uncharacterized protein LOC107648403: MADWGPVFVSVVLFILLTPGLLVQIPGRGRFVEFGNFQTSGLSILVHAILYFALICIFLLAVGIHMYMG; encoded by the coding sequence atGGCTGATTGGGGTCCAGTTTTTGTGTCAGTGGTCCTGTTCATTCTGTTAACGCCCGGGTTATTGGTTCAGATTCCTGGTAGAGGCAGGTTCGTTGAGTTTGGCAATTTTCAAACGAGTGGATTATCCATTTTGGTTCATGCAATCCTCTATTTTGCTCTTATATGCATTTTCTTGTTAGCAGTTGGAATCCATATGTACATGGGTTAA
- the LOC107647407 gene encoding uncharacterized protein LOC107647407 codes for MADFVILRDSTAYNIILGSSSNCRKFMWRQVITRFGIPEVVISDNGTQFTDKKFMEFLSGLGIKQKFSSKRLDSKKGNWADELPSVLWSYRTTEQSATRETPFRLTYGVDAVIPVEIGEPSPRLLLAGMSEAVEKDLVEETREMAHLTETALKQRMALRYNAKVLKRDFEEGDLVLRRNDIGVPTPGEGKLAVNWKGPYRVREDISPPRLNGNTKTTTRQNNETSKKS; via the exons ATGGCAGACTTTGTAATATTACGAGATTCAACGGCCTATAACATCATCCTGGGATCGTCCTCCAACtgccggaagttcatgtggaggcaggtgataacccgtttcggcaTCCCTGAGGTCGTTATCTCGGACAATGGGACTcagttcaccgacaagaagttcaTGGAATTCCTCTCTGGCCTGGGGataaagcaaaagttctcctca AAGCGCCTAGACAGCAAGAAGGGAAACTGGGCCGACGAACTCCCCTCCGTCTTATGGTCCTaccggacaaccgagcaaagcgccaCGAGAGAAACCCCCTTTCGCCTAACCTATGGGGTCGACGCGGTAATACCAGTTGAAATCGGCGAACCAAGCCCCCGACTACTCCTCGCGGGCATGAGCGAAGCGGTTGAGAAAGACTTGGTCGAAGAAACAAGGGAGATGGCTCACCTAACAGAGACGGCGCTGAAACAAAGAATGGCCCTGCGTTACAACGCAAAAGTCCTCAAACGGGACTTCGAAGAAGGGGACCTCGTCCTACGACGCAACGACATCGGCGTcccgaccccaggagaaggcAAGCTGGCGGTAAATTGGAAAGGCCCCTACAGGGTTAGGGAAGACATAAGCCCGCCCAGATTAAACGGTAACACGAAAACGACAACACgacaaaataatgaaacaagcAAGAAATCATAG
- the LOC107647408 gene encoding LOW QUALITY PROTEIN: protein NUCLEAR FUSION DEFECTIVE 4 (The sequence of the model RefSeq protein was modified relative to this genomic sequence to represent the inferred CDS: inserted 1 base in 1 codon; substituted 3 bases at 3 genomic stop codons), producing MGEFQEKLVSLYRSKWLVFVAAMWLQSCGGIGYLFGSISPVIKESLNYNQKQLSMVGMAKDLGDSVGFVTGILCEILPLWGAILVGSLLILFGYGXVWLLVTRKVAPLPLWAICALIFIGTNGETYFNTXVLVSCVQNFPKSRGPVVGIPKEFAGLSGAILTQIYAVIHSPDHTSLIFMVDVGPAMVGVGLMFIVQPVGGRKQVRLCPSDDKNFAFIYGVCLLLAAYLMGVMIVHDLVYLSNTGITIFTIILFLIFFVPFAIPILLAFGKSXKPKPPEEEAFLPMAQSNKPMQEFEEALLSEVEEEKPKEVDFLSAQERRKRMVQLQSKLVXAAAEGAVRVKRRRGPHRGEDFTLRQALIKADFWLLFISMIMGSGSGLTVIDNLRQISQSLGYKKAHIFISLVSIWNFLGRVGGGYVSELLVGDYAYPRPAALAVFQLIMTFGHVFITMGWPGSMYVSTLLIILGYGAHWAIVPATASELFGLRNFGSLYNFITLSNPMGTLVFSSIIASKIYDYEAEKQARGLHASDPLECNGSICFFLTSIIMAGLCIVGALLCMVLVFRTKIVYANLYRKSSRHNFR from the exons ATGGGTGAGTTTCAAGAGAAGCTTGTGTCATTGTATAGGAGCAAATGGCTTGTGTTTGTGGCCGCAATGTGGTTACAATCATGTGGGGGGATAGGGTACTTGTTTGGGAGCATATCACCGGTGATAAAAGAATCCCTTAATTATAACCAGAAGCAACTTTCTATGGTTGGTATGGCCAAAGATCTTGGTGACTCTGTTGGGTTTGTCACTGGTATTTTATGTGAAATCTTGCCCCTTTGGGGTGCAATTCTTGTTGGTTCTCTCCTCATCCTTTTTGGCTATGGCTAGGTTTGGTTGCTTGTCACTAGAAAAGTAGCACCTCTACCCTTATGGGCT ATTTGTGCTCTAATATTTATCGGAACAAATGGCGAAACGTACTTCAACA GTGTCCTGGTGTCATGTGTCCAAAATTTTCCAAAAAGCCGAGGTCCTGTGGTTGGAATTCCGAAGGAATTTGCAGGACTTAGTGGTGCAATATTAACACAAATATATGCAGTAATCCATTCCCCTGACCACACATCATTGATATTTATGGTCGATGTTGGTCCAGCCATGGTGGGAGTAGGCCTAATGTTCATTGTTCAACCAGTTGGAGGGCGCAAACAAGTGCGTCTATGTCCATCTGATGACAAAAACTTCGCATTCATCTATGGAGTGTGCCTCCTATTGGCTGCTTACTTGATGGGAGTCATGATTGTCCATGATCTAGTTTACTTGAGTAACACGGGAATCACTATTTTCACAATCATCTTATTCTTGATCTTCTTTGTCCCCTTTGCCATTCCCATTTTGCTAGCTTTTGGCAAAAGTTAGAAGCCGAAACCTCCAGAGGAAGAGGCATTTCTTCCTATGGCGCAAAGTAATAAGCCCATGCAAGAGTTTGAGGAGGCATTGTTAAGTGAGGTGGAAGAGGAAAAGCCCAAGGAAGTGGACTTTCTTTCGGCGCAAGAAAGGCGAAAGCGAATGGTGCAGTTGCAATCGAAGCTAGTCTAAGCAGCAGCAGAAGGAGCAGTGAGAGTTAAGAGGAGGAGAGGGCCCCACAGAGGAGAGGATTTTACTTTGAGACAAGCTTTGattaaagcagacttttggcttCTCTTCATTTCCATGATCATGGGCTCTGGATCTGGCTTAACAGTAATTGACAATCTGCGTCAGATAAGCCAGTCTCTTGGATATAAAAAAGCACATATTTTTATTTCCTTGGTTAGTATTTGGAACTTCCTCGGTCGTGTTGGAGGAGGTTACGTCTCTGAGCTTCTTGTCGG GGATTATGCGTATCCAAGACCAGCTGCTCTCGCAGTGTTTCAACTTATCATGACCTTTGGGCATGTCTTCATTACCATGggatggccagggtccatgtatGTCAGCACTCTACTCATTATACTTGGTTACGGTGCTCATTGGGCAATTGTTCCTGCCACTGCCTCTGAATTATTTGGTTTGAGAAACTTCGGTTCCTTGTACAATTTTATTACTCTGTCAAACCCCATGGGAACTCTTGTCTTCTCGAGTATCATTGCAAGCAAAATCTATGATTATGAGGCAGAGAAACAAGCTCGAGGTCTTCATGCTAGTGACCCACTAGAGTGTAATGGTTCCATATGCTTTTTCCTCACTTCCATCATCATGGCTGGGTTATGTATCGTGGGGGCACTCTTATGCATGGTTCTAGTGTTCCGAACAAAGATTGTTTACGCCAACCTATATCGTAAATCTTCTCGCCATAATTTTCGATAG